The following coding sequences lie in one Mycobacterium sp. DL440 genomic window:
- a CDS encoding 1,4-dihydroxy-2-naphthoyl-CoA synthase yields the protein MSADNPFDPTAWEPVPGFDDLTDITYHRHVADGTRQPTVRVAFDRPEVRNAFRPHTVDELYRVLDHARMSPDVGVVLLTGNGPSQKDGGWAFCSGGDQRIRGRSGYQYADGETAETVDPARAGRLHILEVQRLIRFMPKVVICLVNGWAAGGGHSLHVTCDLTLASRQHARFKQTDADVGSFDGGFGSAYLARQTGQKFAREIFFLGRAYDAETMYQMGAVNDVVDHAELESVGLQWATEINGKSPQAIRMLKFSFNLIDDGLVGQQVFAGEATRLAYMTDEAVEGRDAFLQKRDPDWSGFPRYF from the coding sequence GTGAGTGCAGACAACCCGTTCGACCCGACAGCCTGGGAGCCGGTGCCCGGCTTCGACGATCTGACCGACATCACCTACCACCGCCACGTCGCCGACGGCACCCGGCAGCCCACGGTGCGGGTCGCGTTCGACCGGCCCGAGGTGCGCAACGCGTTCCGGCCGCACACCGTCGACGAGCTGTACCGCGTCCTCGATCACGCCCGGATGTCCCCCGACGTCGGCGTCGTGTTGCTGACCGGCAACGGCCCGTCGCAAAAAGACGGCGGCTGGGCCTTCTGCTCCGGTGGGGATCAGCGCATCCGCGGCCGATCCGGCTACCAATACGCAGACGGGGAGACCGCCGAAACAGTCGATCCGGCGCGGGCCGGGCGGCTGCACATCCTCGAGGTGCAGCGGCTCATCCGGTTCATGCCGAAGGTGGTGATCTGCCTGGTCAACGGTTGGGCGGCCGGCGGCGGACACAGCCTGCACGTCACCTGCGACCTGACCCTGGCCAGCCGTCAGCACGCCCGGTTCAAGCAGACCGATGCCGACGTCGGCAGCTTCGACGGCGGCTTCGGCAGCGCGTACCTGGCCCGCCAGACCGGGCAGAAGTTCGCCCGCGAGATCTTCTTCCTGGGCCGCGCCTACGACGCCGAGACCATGTATCAGATGGGCGCGGTGAACGACGTCGTCGACCACGCCGAGCTCGAGTCCGTCGGCCTGCAGTGGGCGACCGAGATCAACGGCAAGTCGCCCCAGGCCATCCGGATGCTGAAGTTCTCCTTCAACCTGATCGACGACGGCCTGGTGGGTCAGCAGGTGTTCGCCGGGGAAGCCACCCGCTTGGCGTACATGACCGACGAGGCCGTCGAGGGCCGGGATGCCTTCCTGCAGAAGCGCGATCCGGACTGGAGCGGCTTCCCGCGCTATTTCTAG
- a CDS encoding nitroreductase family deazaflavin-dependent oxidoreductase encodes MADDRIKPPWWLKYVNKVMIGLNKLGVGGDKGPVVLTVTGRKSGKPRSTPVTPMTVEGHRYIVGGLPKGDWAANARAAGEATVHQGRRDQRVRVVEIPVEQARPLLRQFPVLVPTGVGFMRNAGLVTGPNPDEFEALAGRCPVFRLDPI; translated from the coding sequence ATGGCTGACGACCGCATCAAGCCGCCGTGGTGGTTGAAGTACGTCAACAAGGTGATGATCGGGCTGAACAAGCTCGGCGTCGGCGGTGACAAGGGTCCCGTCGTGCTGACCGTAACGGGCCGCAAGTCCGGTAAACCCCGGTCGACGCCGGTCACTCCGATGACCGTCGAGGGTCACCGCTACATCGTCGGCGGGCTGCCGAAGGGCGATTGGGCGGCCAATGCCCGCGCTGCCGGTGAGGCCACCGTGCACCAGGGCCGCCGTGACCAGCGGGTCCGTGTGGTGGAAATCCCCGTCGAGCAGGCCCGGCCGCTGTTGCGTCAGTTCCCTGTCCTGGTTCCGACCGGGGTGGGGTTCATGCGCAACGCCGGGCTGGTGACCGGGCCCAACCCCGACGAGTTCGAGGCCCTCGCCGGACGCTGCCCGGTGTTCCGGCTGGACCCGATCTAA
- a CDS encoding HAD family hydrolase, whose protein sequence is MADMVAAVLFDFSGTLFRLEEQDSWFTGIVVDEREVDGHVQAELMRRLTAPTGRSVTMTDEQYRAWANRDLAPHLHREAYLHVLRESGLADHHAESLYNRVIDPASWTAYPDTARVIKSLKAQGFRTAVVSNIAFDVRPAFTAIGATEHVDEFVLSFEVGAVKPDPAIFTTALQRLGVPAQDALMVGDSEEADGGARAVGCRFALVDPLPTAERPDGLVAALQGVGIRA, encoded by the coding sequence ATGGCGGACATGGTGGCGGCTGTGTTGTTCGACTTCTCCGGGACCCTGTTCCGCCTCGAGGAACAGGACAGCTGGTTCACCGGGATCGTCGTAGACGAACGCGAGGTCGACGGGCACGTCCAGGCCGAGTTGATGCGCCGGCTCACCGCCCCGACCGGGCGGTCCGTGACGATGACCGACGAGCAGTACCGGGCCTGGGCGAACCGCGACCTGGCGCCGCATCTGCACCGTGAGGCCTATCTGCACGTGCTGCGGGAATCCGGATTGGCCGACCACCACGCCGAATCGCTGTACAACCGGGTGATCGATCCGGCCAGCTGGACTGCCTATCCGGACACCGCACGCGTCATCAAAAGCCTGAAGGCACAAGGATTCCGGACGGCCGTCGTCTCCAATATCGCGTTCGATGTGCGTCCGGCCTTCACGGCGATCGGCGCCACCGAGCACGTCGACGAGTTCGTGCTGTCCTTCGAAGTGGGTGCAGTCAAACCCGACCCGGCGATTTTCACCACCGCGCTGCAGCGCCTCGGCGTGCCGGCTCAGGACGCGCTGATGGTGGGCGACAGCGAGGAGGCCGACGGCGGCGCCCGTGCGGTGGGTTGCCGGTTCGCGCTGGTCGACCCGCTGCCCACCGCCGAGCGACCCGACGGGCTGGTCGCGGCCCTGCAGGGTGTCGGTATCCGCGCCTAG
- the fadD8 gene encoding fatty-acid--CoA ligase FadD8 → MSDALLHHPIHSGHLTVGALKRNKDKPVLFLGDTTLTGGELAERISQYIQAFEALGAGSGEGVGLLSLNRPEVLMIIGAGQTQGYRRTALHPLGSLDDHAYVLADAEVTTLIIDPTPAFVERAVGLLEKVPSLRQVLTIGPVPEALAAADASVADLTAEAAKYAPAPLVAAELDPEHVGGLTYTGGTTGKPKGVMGTVRSINTMTTIQLAEWEWPENPRFLMCTPLSHAGAAFFVPTIVKGGEMIVLPKFDPAEVLRVIEERRITATMLVPSMIYALMDHPDSHTRDLSSLETVYYGASAMNPVRLAEALKRFGPIFAQYYGQSEAPMVISYLGKKDHDEKRLTSCGRPTLFARTALLDAEGNPVPQGEVGEICVSGPLLAGGYWKLPEATADTFKDGWLRTGDMAREDEDGYWFIVDRVKDMIITGGFNVFPREVEDVVAEHPSVAQVCVIGTPDEKWGEAVTAVIVLRPDAASDETAVATVTAEIQAAVKDRKGSVQSPKQVIVVDSVPVTALGKPDKKAVRAQFWEGAARAIG, encoded by the coding sequence ATGAGTGATGCGCTGCTGCACCATCCCATCCATTCCGGCCACCTCACGGTCGGCGCGCTCAAACGCAACAAAGACAAGCCCGTGCTGTTCCTCGGCGACACCACACTGACCGGTGGCGAGCTCGCGGAACGCATCAGCCAGTACATTCAGGCCTTCGAAGCGCTCGGCGCAGGCAGCGGCGAAGGCGTCGGCCTGCTGTCACTGAACCGGCCCGAGGTGCTGATGATCATCGGCGCGGGCCAGACCCAGGGCTACCGTCGCACCGCACTACACCCTCTCGGCTCGCTGGACGACCACGCCTACGTGCTGGCCGACGCCGAGGTGACGACCCTCATCATCGACCCCACACCCGCATTCGTGGAGCGGGCCGTCGGATTGCTGGAGAAGGTGCCGTCGCTCCGCCAGGTTCTGACCATCGGCCCGGTGCCCGAAGCGCTGGCCGCCGCCGACGCATCCGTCGCCGACCTCACCGCCGAGGCCGCCAAGTACGCCCCGGCGCCCCTCGTCGCCGCCGAACTTGATCCCGAACACGTCGGCGGGCTCACCTACACCGGCGGCACCACCGGTAAGCCCAAGGGCGTGATGGGCACGGTGCGCTCGATCAACACCATGACCACGATCCAGCTCGCCGAGTGGGAGTGGCCCGAGAACCCGCGCTTCCTGATGTGCACGCCGCTGTCGCACGCCGGTGCGGCATTCTTCGTGCCGACCATCGTCAAGGGCGGCGAGATGATCGTGCTGCCCAAATTCGACCCTGCCGAGGTGCTGCGGGTCATCGAGGAGCGTCGCATCACCGCGACCATGCTGGTGCCGTCGATGATCTATGCGCTGATGGATCACCCGGATTCACACACCCGCGACTTGTCCTCGCTGGAGACCGTCTACTACGGCGCCTCCGCGATGAACCCGGTGCGGCTGGCCGAGGCGCTCAAGCGCTTCGGGCCGATCTTCGCGCAGTACTACGGCCAGTCCGAGGCGCCGATGGTGATCTCGTACCTGGGCAAGAAGGACCACGACGAGAAGCGGCTGACCTCCTGCGGCCGGCCCACGCTGTTCGCACGGACGGCTTTGTTGGACGCCGAGGGCAACCCGGTGCCCCAGGGCGAGGTCGGCGAGATCTGCGTGTCCGGGCCGCTGCTGGCCGGCGGATATTGGAAACTGCCCGAGGCGACCGCGGATACCTTCAAGGACGGCTGGCTGCGCACCGGTGACATGGCCCGCGAGGACGAGGACGGCTACTGGTTCATCGTCGACCGCGTCAAGGACATGATCATCACCGGTGGGTTCAATGTGTTCCCGCGTGAGGTGGAAGACGTTGTGGCCGAACATCCTTCGGTGGCACAGGTCTGCGTGATCGGCACCCCGGACGAGAAGTGGGGTGAGGCCGTGACCGCGGTGATCGTGCTGCGTCCCGACGCCGCCTCCGACGAGACGGCCGTGGCCACGGTGACCGCCGAGATCCAGGCCGCGGTCAAGGACCGCAAGGGCTCCGTGCAATCACCCAAGCAGGTGATCGTCGTCGACTCCGTGCCGGTGACCGCGCTCGGCAAGCCCGACAAGAAGGCCGTCCGGGCGCAGTTCTGGGAGGGCGCTGCCCGCGCGATCGGCTGA
- a CDS encoding PA2928 family protein, with protein MINKTGWQVAGALAVVVLSVGGIFAMTRWTSRPMVAVGPVVGYGMVRDQDAVLVAYGRTGGTIGPPFGSSDTWQERVAAVSVDSGELLWDVQLHDSKGWERGVLAVSDGLAYIATDEGLSVIKVEDGTVVVGDIGDDYVESFNGYNVDPHINAVVALTDSGAVEAVPLGTTEPAPVTDDIAEAWRTTLIGDSSPTADSDFGIINVDPTAMPDGMVLPDGTTISIPKPYRSPDPQLMRDGKVLARLDGLTKKELVYEVVRTPAALATPAQLKEGTDSHYHSSAVPLGIDHGVVLVGGELADDPRVDELRLYDIDTGETLAVIGGLDGYVRATATPQGAILVIAAAEDSGLDDDRLIIVRPDGRTTMTQIGDTDFWGRTRANVTTL; from the coding sequence ATGATCAACAAGACGGGGTGGCAGGTGGCCGGCGCGCTGGCGGTGGTGGTGCTGTCGGTCGGCGGCATATTCGCGATGACCAGGTGGACGTCGCGACCCATGGTCGCCGTGGGCCCGGTCGTCGGCTACGGGATGGTGCGCGATCAGGACGCCGTGCTGGTCGCCTACGGCCGGACCGGCGGGACGATCGGCCCGCCATTCGGTTCCAGCGACACCTGGCAGGAACGGGTGGCCGCGGTCTCCGTGGATAGCGGCGAGCTGCTGTGGGACGTTCAGCTGCATGACAGCAAGGGGTGGGAGCGCGGCGTGCTCGCGGTGTCCGACGGGCTGGCCTATATCGCGACCGATGAGGGGCTGTCGGTGATCAAGGTCGAGGACGGCACTGTCGTTGTGGGTGACATCGGCGACGATTACGTCGAGTCCTTCAACGGCTACAATGTCGATCCGCACATCAATGCCGTTGTCGCGCTGACTGATTCCGGGGCGGTCGAGGCGGTGCCGCTGGGGACGACGGAGCCCGCTCCGGTCACCGACGATATCGCCGAGGCCTGGCGCACCACGCTGATCGGCGACTCCTCTCCGACGGCTGACTCGGATTTCGGCATCATCAACGTCGACCCGACCGCGATGCCGGACGGCATGGTGCTGCCCGATGGCACCACCATCTCGATACCCAAGCCGTACCGATCGCCGGATCCGCAGCTGATGCGCGACGGCAAGGTGCTCGCCCGGCTCGACGGCCTCACCAAGAAGGAGCTGGTGTACGAGGTGGTCCGCACCCCGGCCGCACTGGCCACGCCTGCGCAGCTCAAAGAGGGCACCGACAGTCATTACCATTCGTCGGCTGTCCCGCTCGGTATCGACCACGGTGTGGTGCTGGTCGGCGGCGAGCTGGCCGACGATCCGCGTGTCGACGAGTTGAGGCTGTACGACATCGATACCGGCGAAACCCTCGCGGTGATCGGCGGGCTCGACGGCTACGTACGGGCCACCGCGACTCCGCAGGGGGCGATCCTGGTCATTGCGGCTGCGGAGGATTCCGGCCTGGACGACGACCGGCTGATCATCGTCCGTCCGGACGGACGGACCACGATGACTCAGATCGGCGACACGGATTTCTGGGGACGCACGCGGGCAAACGTCACGACGCTCTAG
- a CDS encoding amidohydrolase produces MASLIESADLVLYGTILTVADTHPTAEALAVSKGRIVAVGSRSEVAAWVGPDTDVREVDGCVMPGFVEAHGHPLMEAVALSGRIVDIRPVTLSTAQEVLDAIGAEVARRGADGAFLNGWDPLLQHGLPDPTLAWLDGIASETPLVIVHNSGHKAFFNSAAARRAGLTRDTPNPKGAKYGRAADGELDGTAEETAAVFPLLGDAISVTDYPAMLTAECARLNRAGLTTCSEMAFDPMFRPLLAQLHDQLTVRLRTYEMSTASLHTDAEPFDGDDIVRQVGIKIWVDGSPWIGNIDLTFPYLDTDATRTIGVVPGSCGHANYTKEQLTEIVGTFFPQGWQLACHVHGDAGVDTILDVYEDALRAHPRDDHRLRLEHVGAITPEQLRRAHDLGVTCSLFVDHLHYWGDILVDGLFGPEHGGRWMPAGSAVATGMRISLHNDPPVTPEEPLRNISVAVTRTAPSGRVLAPEERLTVAQGIRAQTIDAAWQLFADNVIGSLEVGKYADLVIVSADPRSTPPEGIADLEVQATFLAGRQVYPKAG; encoded by the coding sequence ATGGCCAGCCTGATCGAGTCCGCCGATCTCGTCCTCTACGGAACCATTCTCACGGTCGCCGACACGCACCCCACTGCCGAGGCGCTCGCGGTGTCCAAAGGTCGCATCGTCGCGGTCGGGTCCCGGTCCGAGGTGGCGGCCTGGGTCGGCCCCGACACCGACGTCCGCGAGGTCGACGGCTGTGTCATGCCGGGTTTCGTTGAGGCGCACGGTCATCCGTTGATGGAGGCGGTGGCGCTGTCCGGCCGCATCGTCGACATCCGGCCGGTGACCCTGTCCACCGCGCAGGAGGTGCTCGACGCGATCGGTGCCGAGGTGGCCAGACGCGGGGCCGACGGCGCATTTCTGAACGGCTGGGATCCGCTGCTGCAGCACGGGTTGCCCGACCCCACCCTGGCCTGGTTGGACGGCATCGCGTCCGAGACACCGTTGGTGATCGTGCACAACTCAGGTCACAAGGCCTTCTTCAACAGCGCGGCTGCCCGCCGCGCCGGACTCACCAGGGATACCCCGAACCCGAAGGGGGCCAAGTATGGCCGCGCGGCCGACGGCGAGCTCGACGGCACCGCGGAGGAGACGGCGGCGGTGTTTCCACTGCTCGGCGATGCCATCTCGGTCACTGACTATCCGGCGATGCTGACCGCCGAATGCGCGCGGCTGAACCGTGCCGGGCTGACGACGTGTTCGGAGATGGCGTTCGACCCGATGTTCCGGCCGCTGCTCGCCCAGCTGCACGACCAGCTGACGGTGCGGTTGCGCACCTATGAGATGTCCACCGCTTCACTGCATACCGACGCTGAGCCATTCGACGGTGACGACATCGTGCGCCAGGTCGGTATCAAGATCTGGGTCGACGGGTCACCGTGGATCGGCAATATCGACCTGACGTTCCCGTACCTGGATACCGACGCCACCCGAACCATCGGCGTGGTGCCCGGCTCCTGCGGGCACGCCAACTACACCAAAGAGCAGCTCACCGAGATCGTCGGCACGTTCTTCCCGCAGGGCTGGCAGCTGGCCTGCCACGTGCACGGCGACGCCGGCGTCGACACGATCCTCGACGTCTACGAAGACGCCCTGCGCGCGCATCCCCGTGACGATCACCGGCTGCGACTGGAACACGTCGGCGCCATCACGCCGGAACAGTTACGGCGAGCCCACGATCTCGGTGTCACGTGCAGCCTGTTCGTCGACCACCTGCACTACTGGGGCGACATCCTTGTCGACGGGCTGTTCGGCCCCGAGCACGGCGGACGCTGGATGCCCGCCGGTTCGGCCGTCGCCACCGGCATGCGGATCTCGCTGCACAACGATCCGCCGGTCACCCCGGAGGAACCGCTGCGCAACATCAGCGTGGCCGTCACGCGGACCGCACCGAGCGGGCGCGTCCTGGCGCCCGAGGAGCGGCTCACCGTGGCGCAGGGGATTCGGGCGCAGACCATCGATGCGGCGTGGCAGTTGTTCGCCGACAACGTGATCGGCTCGCTCGAGGTGGGCAAGTACGCCGACTTGGTGATCGTGTCGGCGGACCCCCGGTCGACGCCCCCGGAGGGCATCGCCGACCTGGAGGTACAGGCCACATTCCTGGCGGGGCGGCAGGTTTATCCGAAAGCCGGTTGA
- a CDS encoding long-chain-fatty-acid--CoA ligase: MSDLPTPQFLDERVAYWAATKPDEEAVAYLSRTWTWSQWYDRVRRLAGALSAWGVSRGDVVAFLDKNHVACVELTLAAASLGAANAIINFRLAADELDYVLNDCGAKVLVVGEELRPGIDEIADRLTSVEHIVTVTAEGGDGDEYEALLASASPVGRSADVQPDDTCIIMYSSGTTGRPKGIALTHANVIAHTLNAFEGWSLSEGDKSLVAMPLFHVGGSSYMQWGLYHGAPTYMTRDVDGMALAGGILAGANRTFLVPAVLSKVFDTGEDAVKLFGALKTFAYGASPMPLPLLRSALQAWPETEFIQVYGLTEVAGAISRLGPDDHRAASEARLMSAGTVVPGAEVRVVDPDTGAEVPVGEQGELWFRSPQLMKGYLNRPEATAETITPEGWFRTGDIGRVDDGGYIFVEDRLKDMIISGGENIYSIEVERVLAEHPAVVDVAVIGVPDEKWGESVKAVVTLDGDASDQELIAFAREHLAAYKCPKSVDIVDELPRNPTGKILKKDLRKPYWEGRDRATV; encoded by the coding sequence ATGTCAGATTTGCCGACTCCGCAGTTTCTCGACGAGCGCGTCGCCTACTGGGCGGCCACCAAACCTGACGAGGAGGCGGTCGCCTATCTGAGCCGCACCTGGACCTGGTCGCAGTGGTACGACCGGGTCCGGCGGCTGGCCGGTGCGTTGAGTGCGTGGGGCGTCAGCCGCGGCGACGTCGTCGCGTTTCTCGACAAGAATCATGTGGCCTGTGTCGAGCTGACGCTCGCGGCTGCGTCGCTCGGTGCGGCCAATGCCATCATCAACTTCCGGCTCGCCGCCGACGAGTTGGATTATGTGCTCAATGACTGCGGGGCCAAGGTGCTGGTCGTCGGCGAGGAGCTTCGCCCGGGTATCGACGAGATCGCCGATCGGCTCACGTCGGTCGAGCACATCGTGACGGTGACGGCCGAGGGCGGTGACGGCGACGAGTACGAGGCGCTGCTCGCCAGTGCGTCGCCAGTCGGTCGATCGGCCGACGTTCAGCCCGACGACACGTGCATCATCATGTACTCCTCTGGCACCACCGGTCGGCCCAAAGGCATTGCGCTCACCCACGCCAACGTCATCGCCCATACCCTCAACGCGTTCGAGGGCTGGTCGCTCTCCGAGGGGGACAAGAGCTTGGTGGCCATGCCGCTGTTCCACGTCGGTGGCTCGTCCTACATGCAGTGGGGTCTGTATCACGGGGCGCCGACGTACATGACGCGTGATGTTGACGGCATGGCGTTGGCCGGCGGAATTCTGGCCGGGGCGAATAGGACGTTTCTCGTGCCTGCCGTGCTGTCCAAGGTGTTCGACACCGGCGAGGACGCGGTGAAGCTCTTCGGTGCGTTGAAGACCTTCGCCTACGGCGCATCGCCGATGCCGTTGCCGCTGTTGCGTTCTGCGCTGCAGGCCTGGCCCGAGACGGAGTTCATTCAGGTATACGGGTTGACGGAGGTCGCCGGTGCGATCAGCCGGCTCGGGCCCGACGACCATCGTGCGGCCAGTGAAGCGCGCCTGATGAGTGCGGGCACTGTGGTTCCCGGCGCCGAGGTGCGGGTGGTCGACCCCGACACCGGTGCCGAGGTGCCCGTCGGTGAGCAGGGTGAGTTGTGGTTCCGCTCACCACAATTGATGAAGGGTTATCTGAACCGGCCGGAGGCCACAGCGGAGACGATCACGCCCGAGGGCTGGTTCCGCACCGGTGATATCGGCCGCGTCGACGACGGCGGGTACATATTCGTCGAGGACCGGCTCAAGGACATGATCATCTCCGGCGGAGAGAACATCTACTCGATCGAGGTCGAGCGCGTGCTGGCTGAACACCCCGCCGTCGTCGATGTCGCCGTGATCGGCGTGCCCGACGAAAAATGGGGTGAGTCGGTGAAAGCCGTTGTGACACTGGACGGTGACGCATCCGACCAGGAGCTGATCGCGTTCGCCCGCGAACATCTTGCCGCCTACAAATGCCCCAAGTCGGTCGACATCGTCGATGAGCTGCCGCGCAACCCCACCGGCAAGATCCTCAAGAAGGATCTGCGCAAGCCGTACTGGGAGGGCCGCGACCGCGCCACGGTGTGA
- a CDS encoding alpha/beta hydrolase family protein, which produces MVDTYIRQGFSRGLVVLSALMLAVTAGLLGSPPTANAWSRAGLPVETLSVPSASMGRDIKVQFQGGGPHAVYLLDGLRARDDANGWDIETPAFEWFYQSGLSVVMPVGGMSSFYSDWYQPAAGNGGVQTYKWETFLTSELPQWLAANRHVSASGNAVVGLSMSGSSALILAAYYPGQFRYAGSLSAFLNPSAGPWPGLIGLAMNDSGGFSSAAMWGPPGDPAWARNDPTVQVGRLVANHTRIWVYCGSGTPGELGGGDVASTFLENTALQSNFNFRDQYVAAGGNNAVFNFPATGTHTWGYWGAQLNQMKPDIQRTLGAA; this is translated from the coding sequence ATGGTGGATACGTATATTCGGCAGGGATTTTCCCGCGGGCTGGTGGTCTTGTCCGCCCTGATGTTGGCCGTGACGGCCGGTTTGCTCGGTTCACCGCCGACAGCGAATGCCTGGTCACGAGCCGGTTTGCCGGTAGAGACACTGTCGGTGCCGTCGGCGTCCATGGGCCGCGACATCAAGGTCCAGTTCCAGGGCGGCGGGCCGCACGCGGTCTACCTCCTGGACGGCCTGCGCGCCCGCGACGACGCCAACGGATGGGACATCGAGACCCCGGCATTCGAGTGGTTCTACCAATCCGGGTTGTCGGTGGTCATGCCCGTCGGCGGCATGTCGAGCTTCTACTCCGACTGGTACCAGCCTGCGGCGGGCAACGGCGGTGTGCAGACCTACAAGTGGGAGACGTTCCTGACCAGCGAGTTGCCGCAGTGGCTGGCCGCGAACCGGCATGTATCCGCATCGGGCAACGCGGTGGTCGGCCTGTCGATGTCGGGCAGCTCGGCGCTGATCCTGGCCGCCTACTACCCGGGACAGTTCCGCTATGCGGGGTCGTTGTCGGCGTTCCTGAATCCCTCGGCCGGCCCGTGGCCCGGGCTGATCGGGTTGGCGATGAACGATTCCGGTGGCTTCTCCTCGGCGGCCATGTGGGGTCCGCCGGGTGATCCGGCGTGGGCGCGCAACGATCCGACGGTGCAGGTGGGGCGCCTGGTGGCGAACCACACCCGCATCTGGGTGTATTGCGGTTCGGGAACTCCCGGCGAGCTGGGCGGCGGCGACGTCGCCTCGACGTTCCTGGAAAACACGGCGCTGCAGAGCAATTTCAACTTCCGCGACCAGTACGTCGCAGCGGGCGGAAACAACGCGGTGTTCAACTTCCCGGCCACGGGCACCCACACCTGGGGCTATTGGGGTGCGCAGTTGAACCAGATGAAGCCCGACATCCAGCGGACCTTGGGCGCCGCCTGA
- a CDS encoding o-succinylbenzoate synthase: protein MDTAPALGDLLDRLHVVALPMRVRFRGITVREVALIDGPAGWGEFGAFLEYEPSEAAAWLAAGIEAAYRLPPAVHRDRIPINATVPAVPAAQVPDVLARFPGARTAKVKVAEPGQTLVDDVARVNAVRAQVPVVRVDANGGWTVQEAVDAAAALTADGPLEYLEQPCATVDELAALRRQVAVPIAADESIRKASDPLRVVRARAADVAVLKVAPLGGVSRMLGIAAQIDIPIVVSSALDSAVGIARGLLAAAALPSLHHACGLGTGGFFVEDVAGVPAPVDGYLSVGTVVPDPSRLSALAATPERRQWWIERVRECYPLI from the coding sequence ATGGACACGGCGCCGGCGTTGGGCGACCTCTTGGACCGCCTGCATGTCGTGGCCTTGCCGATGCGGGTTCGCTTCCGCGGCATCACCGTTCGTGAGGTGGCGCTGATCGACGGCCCGGCCGGCTGGGGGGAGTTCGGCGCATTCCTCGAATACGAACCGTCCGAGGCCGCGGCTTGGCTGGCCGCCGGGATCGAGGCCGCGTACCGGCTACCACCGGCGGTCCACCGTGATCGCATCCCGATCAACGCCACCGTGCCCGCGGTCCCGGCCGCCCAGGTGCCCGACGTACTTGCCCGCTTCCCCGGTGCCCGCACAGCGAAGGTCAAGGTCGCCGAGCCCGGTCAGACGCTGGTCGACGACGTCGCGCGCGTCAACGCCGTCCGCGCACAGGTTCCGGTGGTGCGGGTGGATGCCAATGGCGGTTGGACGGTCCAGGAGGCCGTGGACGCCGCCGCAGCGCTGACCGCCGACGGGCCGCTGGAGTATCTGGAGCAGCCGTGCGCGACCGTCGACGAGTTGGCCGCACTGCGCCGGCAGGTGGCGGTGCCGATCGCCGCTGACGAGTCGATCCGCAAGGCGTCTGATCCGCTGCGGGTGGTTCGGGCCCGCGCCGCCGACGTCGCGGTGCTCAAGGTGGCGCCGCTGGGCGGTGTGTCACGGATGCTCGGCATCGCCGCACAGATCGATATCCCGATCGTGGTGTCCAGTGCACTGGATTCCGCGGTGGGTATCGCGCGCGGACTGTTGGCTGCCGCGGCATTGCCCTCGCTGCACCATGCCTGCGGGCTGGGCACGGGCGGATTCTTCGTCGAGGACGTCGCCGGGGTTCCTGCGCCGGTCGACGGCTACCTATCCGTCGGGACCGTGGTGCCGGATCCCTCACGGCTGTCCGCGTTGGCCGCGACGCCGGAGCGACGGCAATGGTGGATCGAGCGAGTACGGGAGTGCTACCCGCTGATATAG